A window of [Chlorobium] sp. 445 contains these coding sequences:
- a CDS encoding cell division protein FtsH: MADNPFVKNREGGRPKSTRDRFKPVRDNDSPFAGFGGSGDPDDNFKRTFRILLYALAMILLFIFLQRLFTAGEQTLPEISYNEYHRLVSQSMIKEIVVEKRDGGAVLTGLLHKYEPIELVDGRGEKKIDRFVVKLPDFDRTMADELVAKNVKIKVEQRDDSSVMQFLIIFGPWIVIGIIYFVIIRRLTAQNGAARNVFNFGKSRAKMITEFDTKVSFADVAGCDEAKMELKEVVDFLREPDKFKQLGAKIPKGVLLLGSPGTGKTLLAKAVAGEAGVPFFSMSGADFVEMFVGVGASRVRDLFEQAKRNAPCIVFIDEIDAVGRSRGAGLGGGHDEREQTLNQLLVEMDGFDTTDQVVLIAATNRPDVLDSALLRPGRFDRQVVVDKPDVRGREAILKIHARKVPLASDVNLQLIAQGTPGFAGADLANLINEAALLAARANRNEVTMQDLEDARDKVLMGPERKSVYISPREKEITSYHESGHVLVAKFTEGSDPVHKVTIIPRGRALGLTSYLPLEDRHTYSRQYILAMITYALGGRAAEEIIFNEISTGAGNDIERATELARKMVCEWGMSERLGPLNYGSKQQEVFLGRDFGRVRDYSEETAVAIDSEVRHIVSECMASARRILTDHLDILHRLAKTLIERETLSGAEIDRIIAGEALTV; encoded by the coding sequence ATGGCGGATAATCCATTTGTTAAGAATCGTGAAGGCGGGCGCCCCAAGAGTACAAGAGACCGATTCAAACCTGTGAGAGATAATGACTCGCCATTTGCAGGCTTCGGCGGCAGTGGCGACCCCGACGACAACTTCAAGCGTACCTTTCGCATTCTGCTCTATGCCTTAGCCATGATCTTGCTGTTCATTTTTCTACAAAGGCTGTTCACAGCAGGCGAACAAACACTTCCCGAAATCTCTTACAATGAATATCACCGCTTGGTCTCACAATCAATGATCAAAGAAATTGTGGTAGAAAAGCGTGATGGCGGTGCAGTGCTAACAGGACTGTTGCACAAATACGAGCCAATTGAACTTGTTGACGGACGCGGTGAAAAGAAAATAGATCGCTTTGTTGTCAAACTGCCTGACTTTGATCGCACAATGGCGGATGAACTTGTCGCTAAGAACGTCAAAATCAAAGTCGAGCAGCGCGATGACAGTTCCGTGATGCAGTTCCTCATCATTTTCGGACCTTGGATTGTTATTGGAATTATCTACTTCGTCATTATTCGTCGGCTAACTGCACAAAATGGTGCGGCGCGCAACGTCTTTAACTTTGGCAAGAGCCGCGCCAAAATGATTACGGAATTCGACACGAAGGTCTCTTTTGCTGATGTAGCTGGCTGCGATGAAGCCAAGATGGAACTTAAAGAGGTTGTAGATTTTCTGCGCGAGCCCGATAAGTTTAAGCAGCTCGGTGCAAAGATTCCGAAAGGCGTCTTGCTCTTGGGCTCACCAGGCACAGGAAAAACACTGCTGGCTAAAGCTGTGGCTGGTGAAGCGGGTGTGCCCTTCTTTTCGATGTCAGGTGCAGATTTCGTGGAGATGTTTGTGGGGGTGGGTGCCTCACGCGTGCGCGACCTCTTTGAGCAGGCAAAACGCAACGCGCCGTGCATTGTCTTTATCGATGAAATCGATGCCGTTGGGCGATCGCGCGGAGCGGGTTTAGGCGGCGGACACGATGAACGCGAACAGACACTCAATCAACTCTTGGTGGAAATGGATGGCTTTGACACCACCGACCAAGTAGTGCTCATTGCTGCAACCAACCGTCCTGATGTTCTAGACTCTGCGCTTCTGCGCCCCGGGCGCTTTGATAGACAAGTGGTGGTGGATAAACCCGATGTACGCGGCAGGGAAGCAATTCTGAAAATTCATGCGCGTAAAGTCCCACTTGCTAGCGATGTCAATTTGCAACTGATTGCACAAGGCACACCGGGTTTTGCTGGTGCCGATCTTGCCAATCTCATCAATGAAGCTGCACTGCTAGCAGCACGTGCTAATCGTAATGAAGTTACAATGCAAGACCTCGAAGATGCACGTGATAAAGTGCTCATGGGACCGGAGCGTAAAAGTGTCTACATTTCGCCAAGGGAAAAAGAGATTACAAGTTATCACGAAAGCGGACATGTGCTCGTGGCAAAATTCACGGAAGGCTCTGACCCTGTGCATAAAGTTACGATTATTCCGAGAGGTCGGGCTTTAGGTTTGACATCCTACCTGCCACTTGAAGATCGACACACGTATTCGCGCCAATACATTTTAGCCATGATTACCTACGCCCTGGGCGGACGTGCCGCTGAAGAAATTATCTTCAATGAGATTAGCACAGGTGCAGGCAACGACATCGAGCGCGCAACCGAATTGGCACGTAAAATGGTGTGCGAATGGGGCATGAGCGAGCGCCTTGGACCCTTGAACTATGGGTCCAAACAACAAGAGGTATTCTTAGGACGCGATTTCGGGCGCGTACGCGATTATAGCGAAGAAACTGCTGTTGCAATTGACAGCGAAGTGCGCCATATCGTCTCCGAGTGTATGGCAAGTGCGCGTCGCATCTTGACCGATCATCTCGATATTTTGCATCGCTTGGCAAAAACGCTCATTGAGCGCGAAACCCTAAGCGGCGCAGAAATCGACCGTATCATCGCAGGGGAAGCCCTGACAGTGTAA
- the hpt gene encoding hypoxanthine phosphoribosyltransferase, with amino-acid sequence MSRLLTPALDTPSHITIGSDTFELYLSESVIAERVEQLGKQIEQDYAGKSPIFIGVLNGAFIFMADLVRAVQTIDLEVDFYKLSSYGNRKISSGNVKELKSVDASLAGRDVIVVEDIVDSGISLTYIRNEILKLQPSSLRLCALFFKEEMAQLDFKVDYIGFTIPKQFVIGYGLDLAQKKRNLRAVYKLRE; translated from the coding sequence ATGTCGCGCTTGCTGACACCAGCCTTAGATACCCCAAGCCATATTACCATCGGTTCAGATACGTTCGAGCTTTATCTCTCGGAGAGCGTTATCGCTGAGCGTGTTGAACAACTTGGCAAACAGATTGAGCAAGATTATGCAGGCAAAAGTCCAATCTTTATTGGGGTACTCAATGGAGCCTTCATTTTTATGGCTGATCTTGTGCGCGCAGTGCAAACGATTGATCTGGAGGTGGATTTCTACAAACTCTCGAGCTATGGCAACCGCAAAATTTCATCTGGCAATGTTAAAGAACTCAAATCCGTTGATGCATCACTAGCTGGACGTGATGTTATTGTGGTCGAGGATATTGTCGATTCAGGAATCTCACTGACTTATATCCGCAACGAGATTCTTAAACTGCAGCCAAGCAGTTTGCGCTTGTGTGCACTATTTTTCAAAGAAGAAATGGCGCAGTTAGACTTCAAGGTCGACTACATTGGCTTTACAATACCGAAACAATTTGTAATTGGCTACGGTTTAGATTTAGCACAGAAGAAGCGCAACCTGCGTGCCGTCTATAAATTGCGAGAATAG
- a CDS encoding integration host factor subunit beta → MTKADIVNIIASRTGLTKQETETVVDGFIETVIESLKSGERIEIRGFGTFNVRKKNKRIAHNPRTGEKVIIKEKYVPTFKISREFKTAVSEQLKRLPKEKDE, encoded by the coding sequence GTGACCAAAGCCGACATTGTCAATATCATTGCCAGTCGCACTGGCTTAACTAAGCAAGAGACTGAAACGGTCGTCGATGGTTTCATTGAAACGGTGATTGAATCGCTCAAATCGGGTGAGCGTATCGAGATTCGAGGCTTCGGTACATTTAATGTGCGCAAAAAGAATAAACGCATCGCACATAACCCTCGTACAGGTGAAAAGGTTATCATTAAAGAAAAGTATGTCCCGACTTTCAAAATCTCACGTGAATTTAAGACCGCTGTGAGCGAACAATTAAAGCGACTGCCCAAAGAAAAAGATGAGTAA
- a CDS encoding glycosyl hydrolase, with protein sequence MAIERILIIRLSSIGDIVLTTPIIRQVRMRFPTAQIDFLTRANFVELLRYNPYLSQVYAVEEFQPKKYDLCIDLQNSRRSRWLRRKSATQIAQYRKENWKKFLLVKFKWNLLSDAVPVALRYLEACRAFGIEDDGKGCDIFLSDAERHMAAQALKPKTTLAVCYGAKHFTKRFPIEKTAAVLNALLAKHDVQILLLGGKDDAALGEKLRSMLSPASLVHDFSGKCSLLETAALLERADAVFTNDTGLMHIAAAFQKPIVVVFGSSVKEFGFLPFRAPYQLLECKGLKCRPCSHIGRARCPEKHFKCMQELDTHAVLQAVVSALHVRPFTPASV encoded by the coding sequence ATGGCAATAGAGCGCATCCTCATCATTCGCTTAAGCTCGATTGGCGACATTGTGCTCACAACACCGATTATTCGCCAAGTGCGTATGCGATTCCCAACAGCCCAAATTGATTTTCTCACACGTGCTAATTTTGTCGAACTGCTGCGCTACAATCCCTATCTCTCGCAGGTCTATGCCGTAGAAGAGTTTCAACCAAAGAAGTACGATTTATGCATCGACTTGCAAAATAGCCGTCGCTCACGCTGGCTACGACGCAAATCTGCCACGCAGATTGCACAATACCGCAAAGAAAATTGGAAAAAATTTCTGCTCGTCAAGTTCAAATGGAATCTGCTCTCTGATGCCGTGCCTGTAGCGCTGCGCTACCTTGAGGCTTGCCGTGCTTTTGGAATTGAAGACGATGGCAAAGGATGCGACATCTTTTTGAGTGATGCGGAACGACACATGGCAGCACAAGCCCTTAAACCCAAAACGACTTTAGCAGTGTGTTATGGCGCCAAACATTTCACAAAGCGGTTCCCAATTGAAAAAACAGCAGCGGTGCTCAACGCCCTTCTTGCTAAGCACGATGTTCAAATTCTGCTGCTAGGAGGCAAAGACGATGCAGCACTCGGAGAAAAGTTGCGCTCAATGCTTTCACCAGCGTCATTGGTGCATGATTTTTCCGGCAAATGCTCACTGCTTGAGACAGCGGCACTGCTCGAGCGAGCCGATGCAGTTTTCACAAACGATACAGGACTGATGCATATTGCAGCAGCATTTCAAAAACCGATTGTGGTTGTATTTGGCTCATCAGTCAAAGAGTTCGGTTTTTTACCCTTTCGAGCCCCCTATCAACTTTTGGAATGCAAGGGCTTAAAGTGTCGTCCATGTTCGCACATTGGGCGAGCACGTTGTCCCGAGAAACATTTCAAGTGCATGCAAGAGCTTGACACGCATGCGGTCTTGCAAGCGGTTGTATCGGCTTTGCATGTGCGCCCGTTTACGCCAGCCTCCGTCTGA